A genomic segment from Cohaesibacter gelatinilyticus encodes:
- a CDS encoding NADP-dependent isocitrate dehydrogenase produces MSESSTPDIIYTIVDEAPELASASFLPIIRSFASAADIKVGTKDISLAGRILSAVPQYLKEEQRIPNDLAELGELVKTPDANVIKLPNISASVPQLAAAIAELQSQGFAVPNYPENPQSDEEKAIKAAYDAIKGSAVNPVLREGNSDRRAARAVKNYAQNNPHSMGAWAADSKTKVSSMPGNDFYANEKSATISAAQAGDAKIEFVAKDGSVTALKDAWPLTEGTVADATFMSAKALSSFLADVIEDTKADGTMFSLHMKATMMKVSDPIIFGHAVKAWLAPVFEKFGAEMDALGVNPNSGMGDLLDRVKDNADIMAAIAEVNATRPAMYMVDSDKGITNLHVPSDVIIDASMPAVIRAGGKGWDGEGKKGDTNCVIPDNCYAPVYDESINFFKENGALNPATAGAVANVGLMAQKAEEYGSHPTTFEAPADGTIRVVLANGETLHSHDVEVGDIWRSCTVKKAPIENWIQLAMDRQRLTGSEAIFWLDENRAHDAELIKYVKPALDAAGVADNFQIMAPRKATRQSLITITAGNDSIAITGNVLRDYLTDLFPILELGTSAKMLSIVKLMNGGGLFETGAGGSAPKHVQQLVGENHLRWDSMGEFCALGESLNFLADSKGNAKAGVLGAAAEVATQGILDNNKSPSRKVGEPDNRDSHYWFARYWAEALAAQSDDADLAAHFAPIAKALVEGEDKIVAELAAAQGPEADLGGYYHTDPAKTAKVMRPSTTLNAIFG; encoded by the coding sequence ATGTCCGAAAGCTCGACACCAGATATCATTTATACCATCGTGGATGAAGCACCAGAATTGGCTAGCGCCTCTTTCTTGCCGATCATCCGTTCGTTCGCATCTGCTGCTGATATCAAGGTTGGCACCAAGGATATTTCCCTTGCTGGCCGCATCCTGTCTGCGGTCCCGCAGTATCTGAAGGAAGAGCAGCGCATCCCGAACGATTTGGCCGAGCTGGGCGAGCTGGTAAAGACACCAGATGCCAATGTGATCAAGCTACCGAACATTTCTGCGTCCGTACCTCAGCTCGCCGCTGCGATTGCTGAATTGCAGTCTCAGGGTTTTGCTGTTCCGAACTATCCGGAAAATCCACAGAGTGATGAAGAGAAGGCAATCAAGGCAGCCTATGATGCGATCAAGGGGTCTGCCGTGAACCCGGTACTACGCGAAGGTAACTCCGACCGTCGTGCTGCACGTGCTGTCAAGAATTATGCTCAGAACAACCCGCACTCCATGGGCGCTTGGGCGGCTGATAGCAAGACCAAAGTGTCCTCCATGCCAGGCAATGATTTCTACGCCAATGAGAAATCAGCCACTATTTCTGCTGCTCAGGCAGGCGATGCAAAAATCGAATTTGTTGCCAAAGACGGCTCTGTAACAGCCCTGAAAGACGCTTGGCCGTTGACCGAAGGAACAGTGGCAGACGCGACTTTCATGTCTGCGAAAGCTCTGTCTTCCTTCCTCGCTGATGTGATTGAAGATACCAAAGCTGACGGCACCATGTTCTCGCTGCACATGAAAGCAACCATGATGAAGGTTTCCGACCCGATCATCTTTGGTCATGCAGTGAAAGCCTGGTTGGCACCGGTATTTGAGAAATTCGGCGCTGAGATGGATGCTCTGGGTGTGAACCCGAATTCCGGTATGGGTGATTTGCTGGATCGCGTCAAAGACAATGCCGACATCATGGCGGCAATTGCAGAAGTGAATGCAACTCGCCCTGCCATGTATATGGTGGATAGCGACAAAGGCATCACCAACTTGCATGTGCCATCTGACGTCATCATCGATGCGTCCATGCCTGCGGTTATCCGCGCTGGTGGTAAAGGCTGGGATGGCGAAGGCAAGAAGGGCGACACCAATTGTGTGATCCCAGATAATTGTTACGCGCCTGTCTATGATGAGAGCATCAATTTCTTCAAGGAAAATGGCGCTCTGAACCCTGCTACCGCCGGTGCGGTTGCCAATGTTGGCTTGATGGCTCAGAAGGCTGAGGAATATGGCTCCCATCCGACCACGTTTGAAGCGCCAGCTGATGGCACCATCCGCGTGGTTCTGGCCAATGGTGAGACACTCCACAGCCACGATGTAGAAGTTGGTGACATCTGGCGTTCATGCACCGTGAAGAAAGCACCGATCGAGAACTGGATCCAGCTGGCAATGGATCGCCAGCGTCTAACCGGTTCTGAAGCCATCTTCTGGTTGGATGAGAACCGTGCTCATGACGCCGAGCTGATCAAATATGTGAAACCTGCGCTGGATGCTGCTGGCGTTGCTGATAACTTCCAGATCATGGCACCACGTAAAGCCACTCGTCAGTCGTTGATCACCATTACCGCTGGTAATGATAGCATTGCTATCACTGGTAACGTTCTACGCGACTATCTGACTGATCTGTTCCCAATTCTGGAACTTGGTACTTCAGCCAAGATGCTGTCCATCGTGAAGCTGATGAATGGCGGTGGTCTGTTCGAGACCGGTGCTGGTGGGTCTGCTCCAAAGCATGTTCAGCAGTTGGTTGGTGAAAACCACCTGCGGTGGGATTCCATGGGTGAATTCTGCGCATTGGGTGAAAGCCTGAACTTCCTTGCAGACAGCAAAGGCAATGCCAAAGCTGGCGTGCTTGGTGCTGCTGCTGAAGTTGCGACCCAAGGCATCTTGGATAACAACAAGTCTCCATCCCGGAAAGTGGGAGAACCAGACAACCGTGACAGTCATTATTGGTTTGCTCGCTACTGGGCTGAAGCGCTGGCCGCTCAGTCCGATGATGCGGATCTGGCAGCCCATTTTGCTCCAATCGCCAAGGCATTGGTCGAGGGTGAGGATAAGATTGTGGCCGAACTGGCAGCTGCACAAGGGCCAGAGGCTGATCTGGGGGGCTACTATCACACCGATCCAGCCAAGACTGCTAAAGTCATGCGTCCTAGTACAACCTTGAATGCCATCTTTGGCTAA